In a genomic window of Fibrobacter sp. UWH4:
- a CDS encoding TIGR01440 family protein: protein MAGITYEIDDKNVVEQIRNDAMNAAKELVEKAHLTAGQIVVIGCSTSSTLGNDIGSHSVPEVGKAIFEGLSSVFKPLGINIAAQCCEHLNRAIIVEHAAVPNAEIVNVVPQPKAGGSFATACYSAFEHPVAIEHIKADAGLDIGGTLIGMHLKEVAVPVHMQLTHIGKAILIAARTRPKFIGGERAHYDESLKDGYPKF from the coding sequence ATGGCAGGTATTACATACGAGATAGACGACAAGAATGTTGTCGAACAGATTCGTAACGACGCGATGAACGCCGCCAAGGAACTTGTGGAAAAGGCACACCTCACGGCGGGCCAGATTGTGGTCATCGGTTGCAGCACGAGCTCCACGCTCGGAAACGACATCGGGAGCCATTCCGTGCCCGAAGTCGGCAAGGCGATTTTCGAAGGACTCTCCTCCGTATTCAAGCCGCTCGGCATCAACATCGCGGCGCAGTGCTGCGAGCACCTGAACCGAGCCATCATCGTCGAGCATGCGGCAGTCCCCAATGCCGAAATCGTGAACGTAGTGCCGCAGCCCAAGGCGGGCGGTTCTTTTGCGACAGCCTGCTACAGCGCCTTCGAGCATCCGGTCGCCATTGAGCATATCAAGGCAGACGCAGGCCTCGATATCGGCGGAACGCTCATCGGCATGCACCTGAAAGAAGTCGCGGTTCCTGTCCACATGCAGCTAACGCATATCGGCAAGGCAATCCTGATTGCAGCGCGCACGCGCCCGAAGTTCATCGGCGGGGAGCGCGCACACTACGACGAAAGCCTCAAGGACGGCTACCCGAAATTCTAA
- a CDS encoding EAL domain-containing protein has protein sequence MGIGPGSLEKNDPITGLNLVAWFFEQTQKNPDFFPLLKSTIIFFNVMNFKAINQRFSYQGGNEYLCEFRDELLRLFKGEKVLRAGADHLVVISLNLTVDEIGDRIKILNEIMGNSPKGLRNQIKAGIYIVDGSTHKPVIMMDRASLACREVHGIYNKAYEVYDSELAKRHEQKQYVLEHFEEAFEKEYFKVYYQPVVRALTGKICGYEALARWIAPDRGMISPLIFFDVLEKVHLIHKLDAYIIEHACKDLRDDIDSGFAYQPISVNLSRLDFELSDIKKIIDDAVTKYNIPKEYLVLEVTESAFAADLSSLGKIIRELREEGYQVWLDDFGSGFSSFNNLQSYDFDFLKIDMNFLRSFDKTPKTKVILASIVDLAKKLGIHTLVEGVETQEQYEFMKKIGCELIQGYYFSKPLPLEEFHNRRAELCSFDTNESPEERLYYDEIGRINFLDNTPLREKKMDIASDIPIAIVEREDRHYRTIYANEAFLREVHSFGAKDIQDVLRILWKQNTSEEVQKYYEHILYTEEHRVTIEYNMMLNNYKVNTIVRFLSRMGNKAVYAFMTRNLTLHENL, from the coding sequence ATGGGGATAGGACCAGGATCTCTTGAGAAAAACGACCCCATAACAGGCCTTAACCTTGTGGCGTGGTTCTTTGAACAGACTCAAAAGAATCCCGATTTTTTTCCTTTACTCAAGTCAACCATCATATTTTTCAATGTGATGAATTTCAAGGCGATTAACCAGCGCTTTTCGTATCAAGGCGGAAATGAATACCTGTGCGAGTTCAGGGATGAGCTCTTGCGGCTTTTTAAAGGAGAAAAGGTCTTACGAGCCGGAGCCGACCATCTCGTTGTTATCAGTCTGAACCTTACTGTCGACGAAATTGGCGATCGCATTAAGATTTTAAACGAAATCATGGGCAATTCACCCAAAGGACTCCGTAACCAGATCAAGGCCGGCATCTACATTGTAGACGGGTCTACGCACAAACCTGTCATCATGATGGACAGGGCCTCCCTCGCCTGTCGTGAAGTCCACGGCATATACAACAAGGCTTACGAAGTTTACGACAGTGAACTAGCCAAAAGGCACGAACAAAAACAATATGTTCTGGAGCATTTTGAAGAAGCTTTTGAAAAAGAGTACTTCAAAGTTTACTACCAGCCCGTTGTCCGTGCGCTAACCGGAAAAATTTGCGGATACGAAGCCCTTGCCCGGTGGATTGCCCCCGATCGAGGCATGATTTCTCCCCTAATTTTTTTTGATGTTCTAGAAAAAGTCCACCTGATTCATAAACTCGATGCCTACATTATTGAACACGCCTGCAAGGACTTGCGAGACGACATCGATAGCGGCTTTGCCTACCAGCCCATTTCTGTAAACCTTTCCCGTCTCGACTTCGAATTGAGCGATATCAAGAAAATCATAGACGACGCTGTAACAAAATACAATATTCCTAAGGAATACCTGGTGCTTGAAGTTACCGAAAGCGCCTTTGCCGCAGATCTCAGTAGCTTGGGTAAAATCATCCGGGAACTCAGGGAAGAAGGCTACCAGGTGTGGCTAGACGATTTCGGCTCGGGATTCAGTTCCTTCAACAACTTGCAGAGCTATGATTTCGATTTTCTCAAGATCGACATGAACTTCTTGCGAAGCTTCGACAAGACACCGAAAACCAAGGTCATCTTGGCGTCCATCGTAGACTTGGCCAAGAAACTGGGTATCCACACGCTCGTCGAAGGTGTTGAGACTCAGGAACAGTACGAGTTCATGAAAAAAATCGGTTGCGAGTTGATTCAAGGTTACTATTTTAGCAAACCCCTGCCGCTCGAAGAATTCCACAATAGGCGTGCCGAACTTTGCTCTTTCGATACCAACGAGTCCCCGGAAGAACGACTGTATTACGACGAAATCGGTCGAATCAACTTCCTGGACAATACACCACTGCGTGAAAAGAAGATGGACATCGCAAGCGACATTCCCATTGCAATCGTCGAACGCGAAGACAGGCATTACCGCACCATATATGCCAACGAAGCCTTTTTGCGAGAAGTCCATTCATTCGGTGCAAAGGATATTCAGGACGTACTCAGGATTCTTTGGAAGCAAAACACGAGCGAAGAGGTTCAAAAATATTACGAACACATTTTGTACACCGAAGAACACCGTGTAACAATCGAATACAATATGATGTTGAATAATTACAAGGTAAACACGATCGTGCGATTCCTGAGCCGAATGGGAAACAAGGCTGTCTATGCGTTCATGACGCGCAACCTTACCTTGCACGAAAATCTTTAG
- the cobA gene encoding uroporphyrinogen-III C-methyltransferase, whose translation MSDFGKVFLIGAGPGDPGLLTLRGKEVLERADVVVYDRLVSPAILSMCNAKAKMVDVGKTPTHHKVKQSEINKLLVQFAREIPHGVIARLKGGDPFVFGRGGEEALELVDAGVEFEVVPGITSAISVPAYAGIPVSHRGIATSFHIVTGHEKDNAEISLDFETLAKCPGTLIFLMGISNMDFIAHRLMECGKDPKTPLAFIEKGTTPYQRTVMATLETAGETIVRENVTAPAITIMGGVVELGKTLAWKKNLPLSGKRLVVTRAAKQSSGISSRLSAFGAEIIESPMIETRTLDGPFVIRSNMASIDTRCLQGDRNEKCHSGVERSETIESRLAVFNTLKDFNLLAFTSTNGVDSFFKQLFAAGYDVRVLAGKKIASVGKITEKKLLEYGIRCDYVPEDHTAEGLGKLLASQCADCRQVSKDEPKILLLQGNLADDTLLGYLPHATRWIVYETLPVTECPEWKCEAVATADAVVFASSSAVENFANLNKSCVSQDAHPLAFCIGRMTESAAQKYGYKTVVSEETTMDSLVKRIVEYYS comes from the coding sequence ATGTCTGATTTTGGAAAGGTGTTCTTGATTGGTGCTGGTCCTGGCGATCCTGGCCTTTTGACACTTCGTGGCAAAGAAGTCCTGGAGCGTGCCGACGTGGTTGTCTATGACCGTCTTGTTTCTCCGGCAATTCTTTCGATGTGCAATGCCAAGGCCAAGATGGTGGATGTGGGCAAGACGCCAACTCACCATAAGGTCAAACAATCCGAAATCAATAAGCTGCTCGTGCAGTTTGCCCGCGAAATTCCGCATGGTGTTATCGCCCGTCTTAAGGGGGGCGACCCGTTCGTATTCGGTCGTGGCGGCGAAGAAGCCCTTGAACTCGTGGACGCGGGCGTGGAATTCGAAGTCGTGCCGGGAATTACCTCTGCCATATCTGTTCCTGCTTACGCGGGCATTCCCGTAAGCCACCGTGGAATCGCCACGAGTTTCCACATCGTTACTGGCCACGAAAAAGATAACGCAGAAATCTCCCTTGATTTTGAAACTCTAGCCAAGTGTCCGGGGACCCTCATCTTCTTGATGGGAATCTCGAATATGGATTTTATCGCGCATCGACTGATGGAATGCGGTAAGGATCCCAAGACTCCGCTCGCCTTTATCGAAAAGGGGACAACGCCGTACCAGCGAACCGTCATGGCGACCCTTGAAACGGCGGGGGAGACTATTGTCCGTGAAAATGTGACTGCCCCTGCGATTACGATTATGGGCGGCGTCGTTGAACTCGGCAAGACCCTTGCCTGGAAAAAGAACCTGCCGCTGTCGGGCAAGCGTCTGGTGGTTACCCGTGCAGCAAAGCAGTCCAGCGGCATTTCATCGCGACTCTCTGCGTTCGGAGCAGAAATCATTGAATCGCCGATGATTGAAACCCGTACGCTTGACGGTCCGTTTGTAATTAGGTCTAACATGGCCTCTATCGACACAAGGTGTCTCCAGGGGGATCGTAATGAAAAATGTCATTCTGGAGTGGAGCGTAGCGAAACGATAGAATCCAGGCTTGCTGTTTTTAACACCCTTAAGGATTTCAACCTTCTCGCTTTCACAAGTACGAACGGAGTCGACAGTTTCTTCAAGCAACTGTTTGCCGCGGGTTATGACGTGCGTGTCCTCGCGGGCAAGAAAATCGCCAGTGTCGGGAAAATTACCGAAAAGAAGCTCCTTGAATATGGTATCCGTTGCGACTACGTTCCCGAAGACCACACCGCTGAAGGTCTCGGAAAGTTACTTGCGTCTCAATGCGCCGACTGCCGTCAGGTGTCAAAAGATGAACCGAAAATCCTCCTCCTTCAGGGAAATCTCGCCGATGATACCTTGCTCGGGTATCTACCGCACGCCACCCGCTGGATTGTTTACGAGACACTTCCTGTTACGGAATGCCCGGAATGGAAATGCGAGGCGGTTGCTACGGCCGATGCGGTCGTTTTTGCAAGTTCGAGTGCCGTCGAAAATTTTGCGAACTTGAATAAATCCTGCGTGAGTCAAGATGCCCATCCGCTCGCATTCTGCATCGGCCGAATGACAGAATCTGCCGCCCAAAAATACGGATACAAAACGGTCGTTTCCGAAGAAACGACCATGGATTCGCTCGTAAAAAGAATTGTTGAATATTACAGCTAA
- the hemC gene encoding hydroxymethylbilane synthase → MSEFKLRVATRKSALAMAQTTMVAEAIVQANPGLSYELVSMTTEGDRRLDKSLASFGGKGVFIKELEVALLEGRADIAVHSLKDMPAEVLPEFKLAAVLHREDPRDAFVARGGVDGCRFMELPAGARIGTGSIRRVVQLKALRPDLEYVPIRGNIQTRLSKLAELDGVVLAAAGLKRMGLADQVTEFFSTEHMLPASGQGILAIETLSQLRHCEGNSPKQSIDAILAHVNDAESYAIAVAEMAYLKALDAGCQFPVASFAEFVDTAATADGVRELKIRGIYWDEISKRLLRAEILHSVSLESPDLIAQSRAVGVALAQKIREQM, encoded by the coding sequence ATGAGTGAGTTCAAGCTACGGGTCGCGACGCGTAAGAGCGCCCTTGCCATGGCGCAGACGACCATGGTTGCCGAGGCTATCGTGCAGGCGAATCCTGGTCTGAGCTACGAACTTGTCTCGATGACGACCGAAGGCGACCGCCGGCTCGACAAGTCTTTGGCGAGTTTCGGCGGCAAGGGCGTGTTCATCAAGGAGCTGGAAGTCGCCTTGCTTGAGGGCCGCGCCGATATTGCCGTCCACAGCTTGAAGGACATGCCTGCTGAAGTGCTACCGGAATTCAAGCTTGCCGCGGTGTTACACCGCGAGGACCCGCGCGACGCCTTTGTCGCGCGCGGGGGAGTGGACGGCTGCAGGTTCATGGAGCTGCCCGCAGGAGCCCGCATCGGTACAGGAAGCATCCGTCGCGTCGTGCAACTGAAGGCGCTTCGCCCAGATCTCGAATATGTGCCTATTCGCGGGAATATCCAGACGCGCCTTTCTAAATTGGCTGAACTTGACGGAGTGGTGCTCGCCGCCGCAGGCCTCAAGCGTATGGGCCTCGCCGACCAGGTGACAGAGTTTTTCAGTACCGAGCACATGCTCCCGGCATCGGGCCAGGGCATCTTGGCAATCGAAACACTTTCTCAGCTGCGTCATTGCGAGGGCAATAGCCCGAAGCAATCCATAGACGCAATTCTTGCGCATGTCAATGACGCCGAATCGTATGCCATCGCCGTCGCCGAAATGGCCTACCTCAAAGCTCTCGATGCCGGTTGTCAATTTCCCGTGGCGAGTTTCGCCGAATTTGTCGACACCGCCGCAACTGCCGATGGCGTGCGCGAATTGAAAATTCGCGGTATCTACTGGGATGAAATTTCGAAACGCCTTCTCCGAGCCGAAATCCTGCATTCCGTGAGTCTTGAATCTCCCGACTTGATTGCGCAATCCCGTGCGGTAGGCGTGGCGCTCGCTCAAAAAATTCGCGAACAGATGTAG
- the hemA gene encoding glutamyl-tRNA reductase, with translation MRKIYMAGMSHKVAEIAIREKFYIPMDVKTEALKDSPFDELLILATCNRTEVYTASDREISGEELVRYVCNLAGQDYKDFAKFFYFKSGDDVAHHVMNVCAGLDSVAMGEDQILHQIGRAYETARELGATGNSLNKLFQSAIHTTKRIKTETNLSKLSCNIPFLAMKQVQRTFDDLENRTVYIVGLGEMGSLMLKYVQEYTTNIFASSKTFANAEKFADVLTPVRFEDRYSVIGKCDVVILCSACHEPIVTKEEYAKAIGTVENTKRLVIDLGSPRNAEASIGEIAGVEYVCVDDLEKIVSENRRLRMVELEAAQKILKEGIDEFLHWNRMDNVSKQISLHAEQMLNVANEESEKLLRSMPDLAEEDRHRISMMYERFAKKLANDYLYKVKAENSPEDVQVFLKCLEAIHE, from the coding sequence ATGCGCAAAATCTACATGGCAGGAATGAGCCACAAGGTGGCTGAAATTGCAATCCGCGAGAAGTTCTATATTCCGATGGATGTCAAGACGGAAGCTCTGAAAGATTCTCCGTTCGACGAACTTTTGATACTTGCGACCTGTAATCGAACCGAAGTGTACACGGCTTCCGACCGTGAAATTTCGGGGGAAGAACTGGTGCGGTACGTATGTAATCTGGCGGGACAGGACTATAAAGATTTTGCGAAATTCTTTTATTTCAAGTCCGGAGACGATGTCGCACATCATGTGATGAACGTATGTGCGGGGCTCGATTCCGTGGCCATGGGTGAAGACCAGATTTTGCACCAGATTGGGCGTGCCTACGAGACGGCGCGTGAACTCGGCGCTACAGGAAATAGCCTGAACAAGCTTTTCCAGAGTGCGATTCACACGACCAAACGCATCAAGACCGAAACGAACTTGAGCAAGCTCAGCTGCAATATTCCGTTCCTTGCGATGAAACAGGTGCAGCGGACATTCGATGATCTTGAAAATCGAACCGTTTATATCGTGGGGCTTGGCGAAATGGGTTCGCTGATGCTCAAGTATGTGCAGGAATATACGACCAACATTTTTGCCAGCAGTAAGACTTTTGCGAATGCGGAAAAATTTGCGGATGTATTGACTCCGGTGCGTTTTGAAGATCGCTATAGCGTTATTGGTAAATGCGATGTCGTGATTCTTTGCAGCGCCTGTCACGAACCGATTGTCACAAAAGAGGAATATGCGAAGGCGATTGGGACCGTAGAAAACACCAAACGCCTGGTCATTGACCTGGGCAGCCCGCGCAATGCGGAAGCCTCTATTGGCGAAATTGCTGGTGTGGAATATGTCTGTGTCGATGATCTTGAAAAGATAGTATCGGAAAACCGTCGCTTGCGTATGGTGGAGCTCGAAGCGGCTCAGAAAATTCTGAAAGAAGGAATCGACGAGTTCTTGCACTGGAACCGTATGGATAATGTCTCGAAGCAGATTAGCCTGCACGCGGAGCAGATGCTGAATGTGGCGAACGAGGAATCCGAAAAGTTGTTGCGTTCCATGCCGGATTTGGCGGAAGAAGACCGCCACCGAATTTCGATGATGTATGAGCGCTTTGCGAAGAAACTGGCGAACGATTACCTTTACAAGGTCAAGGCGGAAAATTCACCCGAAGATGTGCAAGTCTTCTTGAAGTGTCTGGAGGCAATCCATGAGTGA
- a CDS encoding CotH kinase family protein → MMFSALFKINSLKRLVALLCCIVFSACYWAETEENPDYLPMDDSMYPYAGLPRLVIEIENFAGLRDRETEFPSKLQIYGEKSPESEVLELTVRGRGNSSFKMPKYGMKLEFKDKVELFGMPKNRDWALIANYGDKTHLRNYMMTRLSEWLGARYTPRMQFVELYLNRKYMGLYLLSETVKVAKNRVHIEENDTTFLVEKEDVKKYDPPYVITDNKNIYHIRSPKNPPEESLELLQNHLNEFEKFLKNRYLYEDEEILNWIDLEDYLLYYWVQEYSKNEDGNYARSVFFTWTKGKPIHFGPLWDFDLSFGNASRTQNQNPEDWYIREYRLNYYIVNNPVVDSAVAVYWKEHREIFKELIDSIPVYRSIIERAIENEYRRWPIMSNTENWALKDPYDSYDEAVETMASWMRKRFEWIDEEIQSSEFENRN, encoded by the coding sequence ATGATGTTTTCGGCTCTGTTCAAGATTAACTCGCTTAAACGACTTGTCGCACTCTTGTGTTGCATCGTTTTTTCGGCTTGCTATTGGGCCGAAACCGAAGAAAATCCAGACTACTTGCCGATGGACGATTCGATGTACCCGTATGCCGGGCTTCCACGACTCGTCATCGAAATTGAAAACTTTGCAGGGCTGCGAGATCGGGAAACGGAATTCCCTTCAAAACTCCAGATTTACGGGGAAAAATCCCCCGAAAGCGAAGTTCTGGAACTGACCGTACGCGGTCGAGGCAATTCTAGTTTCAAAATGCCCAAGTACGGCATGAAATTGGAATTTAAGGACAAAGTGGAACTCTTTGGAATGCCCAAGAACCGTGACTGGGCGCTTATTGCCAATTATGGAGATAAGACTCACTTGCGCAACTACATGATGACGCGTCTTTCGGAATGGCTTGGGGCTCGTTATACCCCTCGGATGCAGTTCGTTGAACTTTATCTGAACCGGAAGTATATGGGGCTTTACCTGCTTTCAGAAACCGTCAAGGTGGCTAAAAATCGAGTTCACATCGAAGAAAACGACACGACGTTCCTTGTCGAAAAAGAAGATGTGAAAAAATACGATCCTCCTTATGTGATTACCGACAATAAGAACATTTATCATATCCGTTCACCGAAAAATCCTCCGGAAGAATCCTTGGAACTTTTGCAGAATCACCTGAACGAATTTGAAAAATTTTTGAAGAACCGCTACCTATATGAGGACGAAGAAATCCTGAATTGGATTGATTTGGAAGATTACCTGTTGTATTACTGGGTTCAGGAATACTCCAAGAACGAAGACGGAAATTATGCACGCAGCGTTTTCTTTACCTGGACAAAAGGGAAGCCGATTCATTTTGGTCCATTGTGGGATTTTGACTTGTCCTTCGGAAACGCGTCGCGTACGCAGAACCAGAACCCCGAGGACTGGTATATCAGGGAATACCGCTTGAATTACTATATCGTGAATAATCCCGTGGTAGATAGTGCGGTTGCTGTCTACTGGAAAGAGCATCGTGAAATATTCAAGGAACTTATCGACAGTATTCCCGTTTATCGTTCGATTATTGAACGCGCTATCGAGAATGAATATAGGCGATGGCCCATCATGAGCAATACCGAAAACTGGGCGCTCAAGGATCCCTACGATTCTTATGACGAAGCTGTAGAAACGATGGCGTCCTGGATGCGCAAACGCTTCGAGTGGATCGATGAGGAAATTCAGAGTTCGGAATTCGAAAATCGGAATTAG